The following is a genomic window from Gammaproteobacteria bacterium.
TGTGGGTCAGGTAGTAAGGGTCCACGCCGATGCAGTGCCCCCCCACCAGGCCGGGCCGGAAGGGCAGGAAGTTCCACTTGGTCCCGGCGGCCTCGAGCACCTCCAGGGTATCGATGCCCATGCGCCCGAAGATCAGGGCGAGCTCGTTCATCAGGGCGATGTTGAGATCGCGCTGGGTGTTCTCGATGACCTTGGCCGCCTCGGCAACCTTGATGCTGCTGGCACGGTGCACGCCAGCCTCGATGACCGATTCGTACACCGCCGCCACCTTCTCCAGCGTCTCGGCGTCGTCGCCGGCCACCACCTTCACGATGGTCTCCAGACGATGCACCTTGTCGCCGGGATTGATGCGCTCAGGCGAATAGCCGACGTGAAAACCCTCGCGCCACCTCAGGCCCGAGGCGTTTTCCAGGATGGGTACGCAGACCTCTTCGGTCGCGCCGGGATAAACGGTGGATTCGAACACAACCGTGGCGCCCCTGGACATGTGCCGACCCACGGTTTCGCAGGCGGCGGCCACCAGACCCATGTCCGGCCGGCGCGCCTGGTCCACCGGCGTCGGAACGGCAATGACCAGGAAGTCCGCTTCCGCCAGACGCTCGGGATCGGAGGTGACCTCGAGCTGACTCGCGGCGCGCAGCGCCTCGCCGCTTATCTCGCCGGTAGGATCGCAGTAGTTGCGGTAGCTTTCGATCTTGCCTTTGTTGAGGTCGAAGCCAAGGGTGGGGCGTTTACGCCCCAGCGCTACCGCGAGGGGCAGACCGACATATCCAAGGCCGACGACGGCGATCTTGTCCATTTGATGGAATGATTCAACTAAGTGGATTGGAGAAAGTGCCTGCAGGCCCCGCTTCGGATCCGACCTGGCGGGATTGAGGAGTCGCAAAGCGCTTCAGGCGGCGCACATCAGGCTGTGCTGGCATCACCCGCGAAAGGCCTGCTGGCTATATTTTCATTCTAAATCAAATAGTAAGGTATTTTGGGCGGTGCACCGTCTAAAACAGCCGCCTAGTTTACCATCCCCTTCCGATCCAGACGGAATCGATCCCCTGCCTGACACACCGGAGCCCACAGCCCCCCCGTACCCGGCAGACCGGGAAGTCCCGACTTACACGAGACTCTTCTGGGTCGAGGCCTGCACATCCATCGCCAACTTATGGCTCGGCTCGCAGGTAACGGAAAACAGCGTGGACACCCAGTCGATAAAGGCACGGACACGTGCAGATACATGACGGCGCTGCGGGTAAACCAGCCACAACGGCGATCCCCGCACGGATGACGCCCAGTCCCGCCACACCGGCCTGAATCACGGATTCGCTGTCGTTGATCAGCATATGCGCATCGATATCCAGCGCCACATGGCCATCCGGGGTTTTGAGCCGCCACTGTTGCGGACGGCCCGTTGCCGGATCGACGATATTGATACAGCGGTGCTGATCGAGGTCTTCGATACTCTCTGGCGTGCCGTAACGCTCCAGATACGCCGGCGATGCGCACAACACGTTTTTGAAGTAACCGATCTTGCGCGCAATCAGGTTCGAGTTTTCCAGTTCGCCGATGCGAATGGCGCAATCAAAACGCTCTTCGTTCAGGTCGAACGCGTTGTCGCGCAGCGAGAGCTCCAAACGAATATCGGGATAGCTGGACTCGAAACTCGCCAGATTGGGAATCAAGGCCGTGCGGGCGATGGACGCCGGCGCGGCAACGCGCAGAGTCCCC
Proteins encoded in this region:
- a CDS encoding LysR family transcriptional regulator; amino-acid sequence: MEDLSSISLFVRVVEAKSFSAAARQLDMTPSGVSRAISRLEEELQTRLFFRTTRQLRLTDEGELFYSSCRDILAELNEATESLGGARAKPKGTLRVAAPASIARTALIPNLASFESSYPDIRLELSLRDNAFDLNEERFDCAIRIGELENSNLIARKIGYFKNVLCASPAYLERYGTPESIEDLDQHRCINIVDPATGRPQQWRLKTPDGHVALDIDAHMLINDSESVIQAGVAGLGVIRAGIAVVAGLPAAPSCICTCPCLYRLGVHAVFRYLRAEP
- a CDS encoding nucleotide sugar dehydrogenase, yielding MDKIAVVGLGYVGLPLAVALGRKRPTLGFDLNKGKIESYRNYCDPTGEISGEALRAASQLEVTSDPERLAEADFLVIAVPTPVDQARRPDMGLVAAACETVGRHMSRGATVVFESTVYPGATEEVCVPILENASGLRWREGFHVGYSPERINPGDKVHRLETIVKVVAGDDAETLEKVAAVYESVIEAGVHRASSIKVAEAAKVIENTQRDLNIALMNELALIFGRMGIDTLEVLEAAGTKWNFLPFRPGLVGGHCIGVDPYYLTHKAQEVGYHPEVILAGRRINDGMGAHVARKTVKLLLRHGNGGKGAKIGILGLTFKENCADLRNSRVIDIVRELQEHGIEPVVHDPVADYDEARREYRISLAPWEALKELDAVILAVGHQAYAEQGAAGIAALLKRPGLVMDVKSLLPLGSFQGEEVIHWRL